Proteins encoded in a region of the Microbacterium neungamense genome:
- the mtrA gene encoding MtrAB system response regulator MtrA, which translates to MTSRILVVDDDTALAEMIGIVLRTEGFETLFCADGARAVEEWRTSRPDLVLLDLMLPGMDGIEICTRIRAESGVPIIMLTARSDTADVVRGLEVGADDYIVKPFNPKELVARIRTRLRPVTPSASDVLRIGDLVIDVDAHEVRRGTTPIALTPLEFQLLVALASKPQQVFSREMLLEQVWGYHYKADTRLVNVHVQRLRAKVELDPDNPKIVMTVRGVGYRAGSVG; encoded by the coding sequence ATGACCTCACGCATCCTCGTGGTCGACGACGACACGGCGCTCGCCGAGATGATCGGCATCGTGCTGCGGACGGAAGGCTTCGAGACGCTGTTCTGCGCGGACGGGGCCCGTGCCGTCGAGGAGTGGCGCACGTCCCGCCCCGACCTCGTGCTGCTCGACCTTATGCTGCCCGGCATGGACGGGATCGAGATCTGCACCCGCATCCGCGCCGAGTCCGGCGTGCCGATCATCATGCTCACCGCGCGCAGCGACACGGCGGACGTGGTGCGCGGTCTCGAGGTGGGCGCGGACGACTACATCGTCAAGCCGTTCAATCCGAAGGAGCTGGTCGCCCGCATCCGCACCCGCCTGCGCCCGGTCACGCCGTCCGCGAGTGACGTGCTGCGGATCGGCGACCTGGTGATCGACGTCGACGCGCACGAGGTGCGCCGCGGCACCACGCCCATCGCGCTGACGCCGCTGGAGTTCCAGCTGCTGGTCGCACTGGCCTCCAAGCCGCAGCAGGTGTTCTCCCGGGAGATGCTGCTCGAGCAGGTCTGGGGCTACCACTACAAGGCGGACACCCGCCTGGTGAACGTGCACGTGCAGCGGCTGCGCGCGAAGGTCGAGCTCGACCCGGACAACCCGAAGATCGTGATGACGGTGCGGGGCGTCGGCTACCGGGCCGGGAGCGTCGGCTAG
- the mtrB gene encoding MtrAB system histidine kinase MtrB, with protein MTATTASPAPVALWRDPREWPRAIGSLWHRSMRFRTIALTLVLTAFAIFITCLTMALVIQNDLFESRKDEALENAKRAVAQAQSVLDSGEVGDDRAAMRALWGSVQREIQRTSSSDMLIAFPSRIENAAVAPNGFRNRLSAELIDDALRARVVDLDDRQAWQSVALPTESGGTAPGVIVGQQLVVPHVGVYELYIAYDLTDAEGTLLFVQRTLWLAGISLVAIVAAISWLVLRAVSTPIVEAAETSARLAAGDLAVRLPVRGEDELATLARSFNAMADSIEAQIRELAELSLVQQRFVSDVSHELRTPLTTIRLAAEMINDQKDEFDPTTARTAELLHTQVQRFETLLADLLEISRYDAGSVQLEVEATSMAQLAEEVVEQMRPLAETHGTELRLVAPGGYSPVDMDPRRVRRVLRNLIGNAIEHGEGRPIVVTVDSNQHAVAAGVRDFGLGMTAEDADRVFDRFWRADPSRKRTIGGTGLGLSIALGDAKLHGGTLEVWSELGVGTNFVLTIPRTPGEMEGPSPVPLEPQETLGELGSITEPIGVPPADAAGSAGPDGEVGS; from the coding sequence GTGACGGCGACGACCGCCAGTCCCGCGCCGGTCGCGCTGTGGCGCGATCCGCGCGAATGGCCGCGGGCCATCGGATCCCTGTGGCACCGCTCGATGCGCTTCCGCACGATCGCGCTCACGCTCGTGCTCACCGCGTTCGCGATCTTCATCACCTGCCTCACGATGGCGCTGGTGATCCAGAACGACCTGTTCGAATCGCGCAAGGACGAGGCGCTGGAGAACGCCAAGCGGGCCGTCGCTCAGGCGCAGAGCGTGCTCGACTCCGGCGAGGTCGGCGACGACCGCGCCGCCATGCGCGCGCTGTGGGGGTCGGTGCAGCGCGAGATCCAGCGCACCTCCTCCTCCGACATGCTGATCGCCTTCCCGTCGCGGATCGAGAACGCCGCCGTGGCCCCGAACGGGTTCCGCAACCGGCTCAGCGCCGAGCTCATCGACGACGCCCTGCGCGCGCGGGTGGTCGACCTCGACGACCGTCAGGCCTGGCAATCGGTGGCGCTGCCCACGGAATCCGGCGGGACCGCCCCCGGTGTCATCGTCGGCCAGCAGCTCGTCGTGCCCCACGTCGGCGTGTACGAGCTGTACATCGCGTACGACCTGACGGATGCCGAGGGCACGCTGCTCTTCGTGCAGCGCACCCTGTGGCTGGCCGGCATCTCGCTGGTCGCCATCGTCGCCGCGATCTCCTGGCTGGTGCTGCGGGCGGTGTCCACCCCGATCGTCGAGGCCGCCGAGACCAGCGCCCGGCTCGCGGCCGGCGACCTGGCGGTGAGGCTGCCGGTGCGCGGCGAGGACGAGCTGGCCACGCTGGCCCGGTCGTTCAACGCCATGGCCGACAGCATCGAGGCGCAGATCCGGGAACTCGCCGAGCTCTCGCTCGTGCAGCAGCGCTTCGTCTCCGACGTCTCGCACGAGCTGCGCACGCCGCTGACGACCATCCGGCTGGCGGCGGAGATGATCAACGACCAGAAGGACGAGTTCGACCCGACCACCGCCCGCACCGCCGAGCTGCTGCACACCCAAGTGCAGCGGTTCGAGACCCTGCTCGCCGATCTGCTGGAGATCAGCCGGTACGACGCCGGGTCGGTGCAGCTCGAGGTCGAGGCGACGAGCATGGCCCAGCTGGCGGAGGAGGTCGTCGAGCAGATGCGGCCGCTCGCCGAGACGCACGGCACCGAACTCCGCCTGGTGGCGCCGGGCGGGTACTCCCCGGTGGACATGGATCCGCGCCGGGTGCGCCGCGTGCTGCGCAACCTCATCGGCAACGCCATCGAGCACGGCGAGGGCCGGCCCATCGTGGTCACCGTGGACAGCAACCAGCACGCGGTCGCCGCCGGCGTGCGCGACTTCGGTCTCGGCATGACCGCGGAGGACGCCGATCGCGTGTTCGACCGGTTCTGGCGCGCCGACCCCTCCCGCAAGCGGACCATCGGCGGCACCGGCCTCGGCCTGTCGATCGCGCTCGGCGACGCCAAGCTGCACGGCGGCACACTCGAGGTGTGGTCCGAGCTCGGGGTGGGCACGAACTTCGTGCTCACGATCCCGCGCACGCCGGGGGAGATGGAGGGTCCGAGCCCCGTGCCGCTGGAGCCGCAGGAGACGCTCGGCGAACTCGGCAGCATCACCGAGCCGATCGGCGTCCCCCCTGCGGATGCCGCGGGGTCAGCGGGTCCGGACGGGGAGGTGGGGTCATGA
- a CDS encoding LpqB family beta-propeller domain-containing protein, translating to MRLTRTVRAAALAAAALLLAGCAGLPTSGPPNIGLPLGDGPTVPEYTEVAEEPVEGASPKQIVAGFLEAGVTPDGDWAIAREFLTEELARTWKAGTGVTIDDTLFSRLFSASTDGSEEAEEEATESDVSVRFNQVASVDATGAYTEQAGQAQAAFHLVRVDGEWRIAEAPDGIVLDSDSFAQVYDSHALQYFDATWSRLVPDVRWFPRRGSMATSITRALVTGEPAPWLAPAVRSAFTGEIGLDRNAVPVDSSQVAEVSLNRAALSIDPTTLARMRTQLEASLADLGVSEVRLLVDGSPLDAARAPLAERPPANGVLVLTDDAFGTAVGDEVTPVPALTAQIGKIPGPIAAIDVEAGGAHAAVQLADGTVSLISDGHTNVLDTRPDLAAPSMDPYGYTWTVPRDQPQALLAWDAEVVSHEIAQAWPDAAGISHLRVSADGARVAAVLSVGGQRRIVVAAVIRDEDGTPVELGAVHEVGRIENPALGLGWLGADALVVLTDAQDPSLVTQTVGGPATVSGVPVGAQSVAGASTPAGVRVLTSSGVVYAQRGSSWQESTAGVLVLGTRAGY from the coding sequence ATGAGGCTCACGCGCACCGTGCGGGCAGCGGCGCTCGCCGCCGCCGCACTGCTGCTGGCAGGATGCGCCGGTCTTCCGACATCCGGGCCGCCCAACATCGGCCTGCCGCTGGGTGACGGGCCGACCGTGCCCGAGTACACCGAGGTGGCCGAGGAGCCGGTCGAGGGCGCCTCGCCGAAGCAGATCGTCGCCGGGTTCCTTGAGGCGGGCGTCACCCCGGACGGCGACTGGGCGATCGCACGCGAATTCCTCACCGAGGAGCTGGCCCGCACCTGGAAGGCGGGGACCGGTGTCACCATCGACGACACCCTGTTCTCCCGGCTGTTCTCCGCCAGCACCGACGGCTCCGAGGAGGCCGAGGAGGAGGCCACGGAGAGCGACGTCAGCGTCCGGTTCAACCAGGTCGCCAGCGTGGACGCCACCGGCGCCTACACCGAGCAGGCCGGCCAGGCCCAGGCGGCGTTCCACCTCGTGCGGGTGGACGGGGAGTGGCGGATCGCGGAAGCGCCGGACGGCATCGTGCTGGACTCGGACAGCTTCGCCCAGGTGTACGACAGCCACGCCCTGCAGTACTTCGACGCCACGTGGTCGCGGCTCGTGCCGGACGTGCGCTGGTTCCCGCGGCGCGGGTCGATGGCCACCTCGATCACGCGCGCCCTCGTCACCGGCGAGCCGGCGCCGTGGCTGGCTCCCGCGGTGCGCTCGGCCTTCACCGGCGAGATCGGCCTGGACCGCAACGCCGTGCCGGTGGACTCGTCGCAGGTGGCCGAGGTGTCCCTGAACCGGGCGGCCCTGTCCATCGACCCGACGACGCTGGCGCGGATGCGCACCCAGCTGGAGGCGAGCCTGGCGGACCTCGGCGTCAGCGAGGTGCGCCTCCTCGTCGACGGCAGCCCGCTGGACGCCGCGCGGGCTCCGCTGGCCGAACGGCCACCGGCGAACGGCGTGCTCGTGCTCACCGACGACGCCTTCGGCACGGCCGTCGGCGACGAGGTCACCCCGGTGCCGGCGCTGACGGCGCAGATCGGGAAGATCCCCGGGCCGATCGCCGCGATCGATGTGGAGGCCGGCGGCGCGCACGCCGCGGTGCAGCTCGCCGACGGCACGGTGTCGCTGATCAGCGATGGGCACACCAACGTCCTCGACACCCGGCCGGACCTGGCCGCGCCGTCGATGGATCCGTACGGCTACACCTGGACGGTGCCGCGCGACCAGCCGCAGGCGCTGCTGGCGTGGGACGCCGAGGTCGTCAGCCACGAGATCGCGCAGGCATGGCCGGATGCCGCGGGCATCAGCCATCTGCGCGTCTCCGCGGACGGCGCCCGGGTCGCCGCCGTGCTGAGCGTGGGCGGGCAGCGGCGGATCGTCGTCGCCGCCGTCATCCGCGACGAGGACGGCACGCCGGTGGAGCTGGGTGCCGTGCACGAGGTGGGTCGGATCGAGAACCCGGCGCTGGGTCTGGGATGGCTGGGGGCGGACGCCCTCGTCGTGCTGACGGATGCCCAGGACCCGAGCCTGGTGACCCAGACCGTCGGCGGGCCCGCGACGGTCAGCGGCGTGCCGGTCGGGGCCCAGTCGGTCGCCGGGGCGAGCACTCCCGCCGGCGTGCGGGTGCTCACCTCGAGCGGCGTCGTGTACGCGCAGCGCGGCTCCTCCTGGCAGGAGTCCACCGCCGGCGTGCTCGTGCTGGGCACCCGCGCCGGGTACTGA
- a CDS encoding ComF family protein, which translates to MRSEQWTALGREALAFLLAARCPGCDEPGTLLCEGCRSALQPCPVRTTTPAGLAVHAALRFEGVPARCIRHLKEDGDTLIAAALGGAMRPLLQDARRGADAALLVPVPTGRASYRRRGYRVPELLIRRAGDTPRRLLRPTRAVGDQRGLGRTQRARNVHGSLRAAEPGRGREAVIVDDVVTTGATLDEAARALRTAGFLVRGAVVLAATPRRPRGGAHADETGGADGMKWVVTSG; encoded by the coding sequence GTGCGATCGGAGCAGTGGACGGCGCTCGGGCGGGAGGCCCTGGCCTTCCTGCTGGCCGCGCGCTGCCCGGGCTGCGACGAGCCCGGCACGCTGCTGTGCGAAGGATGCCGGTCGGCCCTGCAGCCCTGCCCGGTGCGCACCACCACCCCGGCGGGCCTCGCGGTGCATGCGGCGCTGCGCTTCGAGGGCGTGCCGGCGCGCTGCATCCGCCACCTGAAGGAGGACGGTGACACGCTCATCGCCGCGGCGCTGGGCGGGGCGATGCGGCCACTCCTCCAGGACGCGCGGCGCGGGGCGGATGCGGCGCTGCTCGTGCCCGTGCCGACCGGGCGCGCCTCCTACCGGCGCCGCGGCTACCGGGTGCCCGAGCTGCTCATCCGGCGCGCCGGCGACACCCCGCGACGCCTGCTGCGCCCCACCCGCGCGGTCGGGGATCAGCGCGGCCTCGGGCGGACCCAGCGCGCCCGGAACGTGCACGGCAGCCTGCGCGCGGCGGAGCCGGGCCGGGGGAGGGAGGCGGTGATCGTGGACGACGTCGTCACCACCGGGGCCACCCTCGACGAGGCGGCGCGCGCCCTGCGGACGGCCGGGTTCCTGGTGCGCGGCGCGGTCGTCCTCGCCGCCACGCCGCGGCGCCCACGGGGCGGTGCGCACGCGGACGAAACAGGCGGGGCGGACGGGATGAAATGGGTGGTGACATCCGGGTGA